One Drosophila virilis strain 15010-1051.87 chromosome 5, Dvir_AGI_RSII-ME, whole genome shotgun sequence DNA window includes the following coding sequences:
- the LOC26531904 gene encoding persulfide dioxygenase ETHE1, mitochondrial: MRIAGVSLFSAFARLPSLIRVSAPVPTPVSGHIKSFCAPVSSRLLHSQSAAMSLPERKPFTPDFFFRQLFDTESSTYSYLLADVGTREAVIIDPVLEQAKRDAQLVKDLGFKLKYAINTHMHADHITGSGWLRQLTGCQSVIAAASGAKADRHIEEGDRIEFGRHAIDTLATPGHTNGCMSYVINEQGCIFTGDTLLIRGCGRTDFQEGSSKSLYENVHAKIFSLPDNYRIYPAHDYKGQLESSVWEEKRYNPRLTKTIDEFIKIMENLNLPYPKKIDASLPANRECGVYDIPKE, encoded by the exons ATGAGAATCGCAGGCGTCAGTCTGTTTTCAGCTTTCGCTCGGCTACCTTCTCTGATTCGCGTAAGTGCACCTGTACCGACCCCAGTTTCCGGGCACATCAAAAGCTTCTGCGCACCTGTTTCATCACGATTGCTGCACAGCCAATCAGCCGCAATGAGTCTGCCGGAGCGTAAGCCGTTCACGCCGGATTTCTTCTTTCGGCAG TTGTTCGACACGGAGAGCAGCACGTATAGCTATCTGCTGGCGGATGTGGGCACCAGGGAGGCCGTCATCATTGATCCCGTGCTGGAGCAGGCCAAGCGCGACGCGCAGCTCGTAAAAGATCTCGGCTTCAAGCTGAAATACGCCA TTAACACGCACATGCACGCGGATCACATAACGGGCAGCGGCTGGCTGCGTCAGCTGACGGGCTGCCAGTCGGTGATCGCAGCGGCGAGCGGCGCCAAGGCGGATCGCCACATCGAGGAGGGCGATCGCATCGAGTTCGGACGCCACGCGATAGATACGCTGGCCACACCTGGCCACACCAACGGCTGCATGAGCTACGTGATCAACGAGCAGGGCTGCATCTTCACGGGCGACACGCTGCTGATTCGCGGCTGCGGACGCACCGACTTCCAGGAGGGCAGCTCGAAGAGCCTCTATGAGAATGTGCACGCCAAGATCTTTAGCCTGCCGGACAACTATCGCATCTATCCGGCGCACGACTACAA AGGTCAGCTCGAGAGCAGCGTATGGGAGGAGAAGCGCTACAACCCGCGACTGACCAAGACTATCGATGAGTTCATCAAGATCATGGAAAACCTAAATTTGCCCTATCCCAAGAAAATCG ATGCTTCGCTGCCCGCGAATCGGGAGTGCGGCGTATACGACATACCCAAGGAGTAG
- the sprt gene encoding uncharacterized protein sprt isoform X1 translates to MLKAKHIHISKHTKIFAITARPAQQQPAKALSVSLDPRTRAHTHAHTHIYATTILNPKSCASSAKYSLHSTAAAAGDSSHETQLQLNSAASHCSTTGRRRKGGSLGGTLSSRSTRSESKELRSALQDREAVIQNLRIQLCLGKLPRPSGPPLDESEKPAAEHKLNRLKAEAENKRIKIKNLKSALEKLDITDNIDIRIRQAELEYALGREELQMLSIVEEARALQARLEKSKPEAQTLYNIISSGVTLSLHAVHATSGRWAAQQRPDQPGFFVEWALEGDGLYKGDRILEINGRLVTSKTKEELQKHVGNSGKCQMVVLRKKSVPIPQKQLDQEKENNMRLQHRISYLEEQVRELQTVKEQQKLQSQQPQQQKQQLPAATTQSNNAHVTSISISSPPSPSTPPDKPLIFQRGNYITTLVGGKPIELVGDELPPAHVTKTLIKENTHIDLRERLPHPHLYSMPSKSLSASKISINSDSAYMQQQKREKERQRERHERHRERDRDRERPRDALQQQQQLHREHLMSAHARSVEHLNQCNGLERRRDTPRQSEAQTMRSRLPSDMRSVKSLDFDSENESKPTTGSCTVRPTPPKKPLRLSLQRAQSLQTVELNPCAEHDRKRPMKRVHHNSSASGGSSPSDEGQGHGSAPSAELIENCSPMHTASLGRHKLI, encoded by the exons ATGTTGAAGGCAAAACACATTCAcat AAGTAAACACACGAAGATTTTCGCAATAACAGCGCGACCggcacaacaacagccagcAAAAGCTCTAAGCGTCAGTTTAGACCCtcgcacacgcgcacacacacacgcgcacacacacatatacgcaACG ACTATACTCAATCCCAAGAGCTGCGCCAGCTCGGCCAAGTACAGTCTGCActcgacggcggcggcggcgggcgACAGCAGCCACGagacgcagctgcagctgaacaGTGCCGCCTCGCATTGCTCCACAACGGGAAGGCGACGCAAGGGCGGCTCTCTGGGCGGCACGCTCTCCTCGCGCTCCACACGCAGCGAGTCGAAGGAGTTGCGGTCCGCCTTGCAGGATCGCGAGGCCGTCATACAGAACCTGCGCATCCAGCTGTGTCTGGGCAAGCTGCCACGGCCCAGTGGCCCGCCATTGGATGAGTCGGAGAAGCCGGCGGCAGAGCATAAGCTGAACCGCCTCAAGGCCGAGGCGGAGAACAAGCGCATCAAAATCAAGAACCTGAAGAGCGCCCTGGAGAAGCTGGACATCACAGA CAACATCGACATACGCATTCGCCAGGCGGAACTGGAGTATGCGCTGGGTCGCGAAGAGCTGCAGATGCTCTCGATCGTGGAGGAGGCGCGTGCCCTGCAGGCGCGCCTGGAGAAATCAAAGCCGGAGGCGCAAACACTCTACAACATCATCAGCTCGGGCGTCACACTGAGCCTGCATGCCGTGCACGCCACCTCGGGACGTTGGGCGGCCCAGCAGAGGCCCGATCAGCCGGGCTTCTTTGTGGAGTGGGCCCTGGAGGGAGACGGGCTGTACAAGGGTGATCGCATACTGGAGATCAATGGGCGGCTGGTGACCAGCAAGACCAAAGAGGAGCTGCAGAAGCATGTGGGCAACTCGGGCAAGTGCCAGATGGTCGTGCTGCGCAAGAAGTCCGTGCCGATACCCCAAAAGCAGCTTGACCAGGAGAAGGAGAACAACATGCGTCTGCAGCATCGCATCTCCTACCTGGAGGAGCAGGTGCGGGAACTGCAAACAGTTAAGGAGCAGCAAAAGCTCCAAtcacagcagccgcagcaacagaagcaacaaTTGCCAGCAGCGACAACACAGTCCAACAACGCACATGTGACCAGCATAAGCATATCCTCGCCACCGTCGCCCTCCACTCCGCCGGACAAGCCGCTGATCTTCCAGCGCGGCAACTACATCACCACGCTTGTTGGGGGCAAGCCCATTGAGCTGGTGGGCGACGAGCTGCCGCCGGCGCATGTCACCAAGACGCTGATCAAGGAGAACACGCACATTGATCTGCGCGAACGCCTGCCCCATCCCCATCTCTATTCCATGCCGTCCAAGTCGCTGTCCGCCTCCAAGATATCCATCAACAGCGACTCAGCCTacatgcagcagcagaaacggGAGAAGGAGCGCCAGCGCGAGCGACACGAGCGCCACAGGGAAAGAGACAGGGACAGAGAACGGCCACGAGatgcactgcagcagcagcagcagctgcacaggGAGCATCTGATGAGCGCGCATGCACGCAGCGTGGAGCATCTCAATCAGTGCAACGG CCTGGAACGACGACGCGACACCCCGCGCCAAAGCGAGGCCCAGACCATGCGCTCGCGTCTGCCCAGCGACATGCGCAGCGTGAAGTCCCTCGACTTTGACAGCGAGAACGAGTCGAAGCCGACAACGGGTTCCTGCACCGTACGACCCACGCCCCCAAAGAAGCCGTTGCGCCTGTCACTGCAGCGCGCCCAGAGCCTGCAGACGGTGGAGCTGAATCCCTGTGCCGAGCACGACCGCAAGCGGCCCATGAAACGGGTTCAccacaacagcagcgccagcggcgGCTCCTCGCCCAGCGACGAGGGCCAGGGCCACGGATCGGCACCGAGTGCGGAGCTCATCGAGAACTGCAGTCCCATGCACACAGCCTCGCTGGGCCGGCACAAACTCATCTGA
- the sprt gene encoding uncharacterized protein sprt isoform X2 — protein MDTGSVVSEPISAHHRAFAKQKSASMTILNPKSCASSAKYSLHSTAAAAGDSSHETQLQLNSAASHCSTTGRRRKGGSLGGTLSSRSTRSESKELRSALQDREAVIQNLRIQLCLGKLPRPSGPPLDESEKPAAEHKLNRLKAEAENKRIKIKNLKSALEKLDITDNIDIRIRQAELEYALGREELQMLSIVEEARALQARLEKSKPEAQTLYNIISSGVTLSLHAVHATSGRWAAQQRPDQPGFFVEWALEGDGLYKGDRILEINGRLVTSKTKEELQKHVGNSGKCQMVVLRKKSVPIPQKQLDQEKENNMRLQHRISYLEEQVRELQTVKEQQKLQSQQPQQQKQQLPAATTQSNNAHVTSISISSPPSPSTPPDKPLIFQRGNYITTLVGGKPIELVGDELPPAHVTKTLIKENTHIDLRERLPHPHLYSMPSKSLSASKISINSDSAYMQQQKREKERQRERHERHRERDRDRERPRDALQQQQQLHREHLMSAHARSVEHLNQCNGLERRRDTPRQSEAQTMRSRLPSDMRSVKSLDFDSENESKPTTGSCTVRPTPPKKPLRLSLQRAQSLQTVELNPCAEHDRKRPMKRVHHNSSASGGSSPSDEGQGHGSAPSAELIENCSPMHTASLGRHKLI, from the exons ATGGACACCGGAAGTGTGGTTAGCGAGCCGATTTCCGCGCATCATCGCGCCTTTGCCAAGCAGAAATCGGCGTCAATG ACTATACTCAATCCCAAGAGCTGCGCCAGCTCGGCCAAGTACAGTCTGCActcgacggcggcggcggcgggcgACAGCAGCCACGagacgcagctgcagctgaacaGTGCCGCCTCGCATTGCTCCACAACGGGAAGGCGACGCAAGGGCGGCTCTCTGGGCGGCACGCTCTCCTCGCGCTCCACACGCAGCGAGTCGAAGGAGTTGCGGTCCGCCTTGCAGGATCGCGAGGCCGTCATACAGAACCTGCGCATCCAGCTGTGTCTGGGCAAGCTGCCACGGCCCAGTGGCCCGCCATTGGATGAGTCGGAGAAGCCGGCGGCAGAGCATAAGCTGAACCGCCTCAAGGCCGAGGCGGAGAACAAGCGCATCAAAATCAAGAACCTGAAGAGCGCCCTGGAGAAGCTGGACATCACAGA CAACATCGACATACGCATTCGCCAGGCGGAACTGGAGTATGCGCTGGGTCGCGAAGAGCTGCAGATGCTCTCGATCGTGGAGGAGGCGCGTGCCCTGCAGGCGCGCCTGGAGAAATCAAAGCCGGAGGCGCAAACACTCTACAACATCATCAGCTCGGGCGTCACACTGAGCCTGCATGCCGTGCACGCCACCTCGGGACGTTGGGCGGCCCAGCAGAGGCCCGATCAGCCGGGCTTCTTTGTGGAGTGGGCCCTGGAGGGAGACGGGCTGTACAAGGGTGATCGCATACTGGAGATCAATGGGCGGCTGGTGACCAGCAAGACCAAAGAGGAGCTGCAGAAGCATGTGGGCAACTCGGGCAAGTGCCAGATGGTCGTGCTGCGCAAGAAGTCCGTGCCGATACCCCAAAAGCAGCTTGACCAGGAGAAGGAGAACAACATGCGTCTGCAGCATCGCATCTCCTACCTGGAGGAGCAGGTGCGGGAACTGCAAACAGTTAAGGAGCAGCAAAAGCTCCAAtcacagcagccgcagcaacagaagcaacaaTTGCCAGCAGCGACAACACAGTCCAACAACGCACATGTGACCAGCATAAGCATATCCTCGCCACCGTCGCCCTCCACTCCGCCGGACAAGCCGCTGATCTTCCAGCGCGGCAACTACATCACCACGCTTGTTGGGGGCAAGCCCATTGAGCTGGTGGGCGACGAGCTGCCGCCGGCGCATGTCACCAAGACGCTGATCAAGGAGAACACGCACATTGATCTGCGCGAACGCCTGCCCCATCCCCATCTCTATTCCATGCCGTCCAAGTCGCTGTCCGCCTCCAAGATATCCATCAACAGCGACTCAGCCTacatgcagcagcagaaacggGAGAAGGAGCGCCAGCGCGAGCGACACGAGCGCCACAGGGAAAGAGACAGGGACAGAGAACGGCCACGAGatgcactgcagcagcagcagcagctgcacaggGAGCATCTGATGAGCGCGCATGCACGCAGCGTGGAGCATCTCAATCAGTGCAACGG CCTGGAACGACGACGCGACACCCCGCGCCAAAGCGAGGCCCAGACCATGCGCTCGCGTCTGCCCAGCGACATGCGCAGCGTGAAGTCCCTCGACTTTGACAGCGAGAACGAGTCGAAGCCGACAACGGGTTCCTGCACCGTACGACCCACGCCCCCAAAGAAGCCGTTGCGCCTGTCACTGCAGCGCGCCCAGAGCCTGCAGACGGTGGAGCTGAATCCCTGTGCCGAGCACGACCGCAAGCGGCCCATGAAACGGGTTCAccacaacagcagcgccagcggcgGCTCCTCGCCCAGCGACGAGGGCCAGGGCCACGGATCGGCACCGAGTGCGGAGCTCATCGAGAACTGCAGTCCCATGCACACAGCCTCGCTGGGCCGGCACAAACTCATCTGA